A genomic window from Litoreibacter janthinus includes:
- a CDS encoding 16S rRNA (uracil(1498)-N(3))-methyltransferase has protein sequence MERAKIRLFVEQPLGQGNSVPMTQPQANYLFNVMRLGVGDTVALFNGQDGEWTCRVVDAAKRRGMVVCEEQTLPLQLPPDLWLLFAPIKKARTDFIVEKAAEMGAAKVFPVQTDYTNSDRIRQDKLQAHAIEAAEQCGGTYVPEVAGIQKLSAMLDSWPEDRHLLFCDESLVGEPSNLSDLPKGPWAIVIGPEGGFSERERDTLRTHSNSYAISLGPRILRADTAAVAALALWQTAHGDWV, from the coding sequence TAGAGCAGCCATTGGGGCAGGGCAATTCCGTCCCGATGACGCAGCCGCAGGCGAATTATCTTTTCAACGTCATGCGCCTTGGCGTCGGTGACACGGTTGCCTTGTTCAATGGTCAGGATGGTGAATGGACCTGCCGCGTGGTCGACGCCGCCAAGCGGCGCGGCATGGTGGTGTGCGAGGAGCAGACCTTGCCTTTGCAACTTCCCCCCGACCTGTGGCTATTGTTTGCGCCGATCAAGAAGGCCCGCACCGATTTCATCGTCGAGAAGGCGGCCGAGATGGGCGCGGCCAAAGTATTCCCTGTGCAAACCGACTATACAAACTCCGACCGCATCCGGCAGGACAAGCTTCAAGCGCACGCCATCGAGGCCGCCGAGCAATGCGGCGGCACCTATGTCCCAGAAGTCGCGGGCATCCAAAAACTATCCGCGATGCTGGATTCTTGGCCCGAAGACCGCCACCTGCTGTTCTGTGACGAATCCTTGGTCGGGGAGCCTTCGAACCTGTCCGACCTCCCCAAAGGTCCTTGGGCGATTGTCATCGGCCCCGAAGGCGGCTTTTCCGAACGCGAGCGTGACACCCTGCGCACACACTCCAACAGCTATGCCATCAGCCTTGGTCCGCGTATCTTGCGTGCGGATACCGCGGCCGTTGCAGCTCTGGCCCTGTGGCAAACTGCGCATGGGGATTGGGTGTGA
- a CDS encoding glutamate--cysteine ligase: MSIPQSGGGLITDHSQLAQLLADGCKPKEDWRIGTEHEKFGYCQDTHKPLPYEGERSIHAVLSGLRDRFGWAPVEEGGYLIGLTKDGANVSLEPGGALELSGAPLETVHQTCDEVNSHLAEVKSVSDEIGVKFIGLGAAPEWSHEEMPLMPKGRYKLMNNYMEKVGTMGTAMMRRTCTVQVNLDFGSEADMVQKMRVALALQPVAVALFSNSPFFEGKPNGHKSWRSRIWRDLDADRTGMVPFVFDEGMGFEAWVQWVLDVPMYFVYRDGKYIDALGQSFRDFLKGELPALPGEKPLLSDWADHLTTVFPEARVKQFIEMRGADGGPWRRLCALPALWTGLCYDQSALDAAWDVAKGWDAETREAWRVAASVDGLAAEVNGLKMIDLAREVVAISESGLKARAKPGAGGLVPDETHFLNALKESIETGQTPADELLAKYHGEWNGDLSRIYDEYSY, encoded by the coding sequence ATGTCCATCCCTCAATCCGGCGGCGGCCTGATCACCGACCATTCCCAACTTGCACAATTGCTGGCTGATGGCTGCAAGCCCAAGGAAGACTGGCGTATCGGCACAGAGCACGAGAAATTTGGCTACTGCCAAGACACGCACAAACCGCTCCCCTACGAGGGCGAACGCTCGATTCATGCAGTCCTATCTGGCTTGCGCGACCGCTTTGGCTGGGCGCCGGTCGAGGAAGGCGGATACCTGATCGGGCTGACCAAAGACGGCGCCAATGTTTCGCTGGAACCCGGTGGCGCGTTGGAGCTGTCGGGCGCTCCGCTGGAAACCGTCCACCAGACCTGTGACGAAGTGAACTCCCATCTGGCGGAAGTGAAGTCCGTTTCCGACGAAATCGGCGTGAAATTTATCGGCCTTGGGGCCGCCCCTGAATGGAGCCATGAGGAAATGCCCCTCATGCCCAAGGGCCGCTACAAGCTGATGAACAACTACATGGAAAAGGTCGGCACCATGGGCACCGCCATGATGCGCCGCACTTGCACCGTGCAAGTGAACCTCGATTTCGGCTCCGAGGCCGACATGGTCCAAAAGATGCGCGTCGCCTTGGCGCTTCAGCCTGTGGCCGTCGCGTTGTTCTCCAACTCGCCGTTCTTCGAAGGCAAGCCAAACGGCCACAAGTCGTGGCGCTCGCGGATCTGGCGCGATCTGGATGCGGACCGCACCGGAATGGTGCCCTTCGTCTTTGATGAGGGCATGGGGTTCGAGGCTTGGGTGCAGTGGGTGCTCGATGTGCCGATGTATTTCGTCTACCGCGACGGCAAGTATATCGACGCGCTGGGCCAGTCCTTCCGCGACTTCCTGAAGGGCGAATTGCCTGCCTTGCCGGGCGAAAAGCCGTTGCTGTCAGATTGGGCCGACCATCTGACAACAGTATTCCCCGAAGCCCGCGTAAAACAGTTCATCGAAATGCGTGGTGCCGATGGCGGCCCTTGGCGCCGCCTGTGCGCTTTGCCAGCGCTGTGGACGGGCTTGTGTTACGACCAGTCGGCCCTTGATGCCGCTTGGGACGTCGCCAAAGGCTGGGATGCCGAAACCCGTGAGGCGTGGCGCGTTGCGGCCTCCGTCGACGGGCTTGCGGCCGAGGTGAATGGCCTGAAAATGATCGACCTCGCCCGCGAAGTTGTGGCGATTTCCGAAAGTGGCCTGAAAGCGCGCGCCAAGCCCGGTGCTGGCGGGCTGGTCCCTGACGAAACTCACTTCCTGAATGCGCTGAAAGAAAGCATCGAGACAGGTCAAACCCCTGCCGACGAGCTGCTGGCCAAGTATCATGGCGAGTGGAACGGTGACCTCAGCCGCATCTACGACGAATACAGCTACTAA
- a CDS encoding DUF805 domain-containing protein translates to MGPVAALRSCLSKSFLWRGRAARSEFWWFFLVFYGGLFATVIYTVLSVESGDDVLWPPVVFTLALLPAFLAVMARRLHDKGLTAWLMLLGFVPFGQLALLILAVLPGDVGPNGYGDDPLGRAKPETLTYGSSRVPLVRDKD, encoded by the coding sequence ATGGGACCGGTCGCAGCCCTCCGATCTTGCCTCTCAAAGAGCTTTCTGTGGCGTGGTCGGGCCGCACGGTCGGAGTTCTGGTGGTTTTTCCTGGTCTTCTATGGCGGGCTGTTTGCCACCGTCATCTACACCGTTTTGTCTGTAGAATCCGGCGATGACGTTCTTTGGCCGCCAGTGGTCTTCACGCTGGCGCTTTTGCCTGCTTTCCTTGCGGTGATGGCACGCCGGTTGCATGACAAGGGGCTGACCGCGTGGCTGATGCTGTTGGGCTTTGTTCCGTTTGGCCAGCTTGCCCTGCTGATCCTTGCAGTTCTGCCGGGCGACGTCGGTCCAAACGGGTATGGCGACGACCCGCTGGGCCGCGCTAAACCGGAAACACTGACCTATGGCAGTTCCCGCGTACCGCTGGTGCGCGACAAGGACTAG
- the plsY gene encoding glycerol-3-phosphate 1-O-acyltransferase PlsY: MPEIITAPYLLAFVAVASYLLGSIPFGLVIAKVMGLGNLREIGSGNIGATNVLRTGSKSAALATLLLDAGKGGIAVLLARFFVGEDAAQLAGLSAFIGHIFPVWLNFNGGKGVATYLGTLLALSFFAGLAACLTWLVFALVFRISSLAALAAAALMPLWLHLMGLPSYVVLAAVLGAIIWVRHAGNIRRMLNGTEKKIQLKKS; this comes from the coding sequence GTGCCTGAGATTATCACCGCCCCCTACCTGTTGGCCTTTGTCGCCGTCGCGTCTTACCTGCTTGGCTCCATCCCGTTTGGGTTGGTGATCGCCAAGGTCATGGGCTTGGGCAACCTGCGCGAAATCGGATCGGGAAACATCGGAGCCACCAACGTGCTGCGCACCGGCTCCAAATCGGCGGCTTTGGCGACGCTGTTGCTGGATGCGGGCAAAGGCGGGATCGCCGTGTTGCTGGCGCGGTTCTTTGTCGGAGAGGACGCGGCGCAGCTTGCGGGCCTATCGGCGTTTATCGGTCACATCTTTCCAGTCTGGTTGAATTTTAACGGCGGCAAGGGTGTGGCGACCTATCTTGGCACCTTGCTTGCCCTATCCTTTTTCGCAGGTCTGGCTGCGTGCCTGACATGGCTGGTCTTTGCGCTGGTGTTCCGCATCTCGTCATTGGCCGCACTTGCCGCCGCAGCGCTGATGCCGCTTTGGCTCCACCTGATGGGGCTGCCAAGCTATGTGGTGCTGGCCGCCGTTCTGGGCGCGATCATCTGGGTGCGTCACGCGGGCAATATTCGCCGGATGCTCAACGGCACCGAGAAAAAAATCCAGTTGAAGAAAAGCTGA
- the pyrC gene encoding dihydroorotase, with amino-acid sequence MADLLLTNARLIDPEAGTETLGALLIKDGRINEILPQDIDIDDKRFPAGNRIDCGGKVLAPGIVDIGVKVCEPGERHKESFRTAGLAAAAGGVTTMVTRPDTIPTVDTPETLEFTKRRGAEMAPVRIAPMASLTKERAGREMVEMGFLMDAGALAFSDGDNVVSDNKVLSRAMTYARSLGALVMGHPQDPGLSKGSAVTSGKFASLRGLPSVSPMAERMGLERDLALVEMTGVRYHADQISTAIALPVLERAKAKGLDVTAGVSIHHLTLNELDVGNYRTFFKVKPPLRSEDDRLAMVEAVASGLIDIICSMHTPQDEESKRLPFEEAASGAVALETLLPASMRLLHAGAVDLPTLWRALSLNPAKRLGLEGGRLSVGAPADLVLFDPNAPFVMDRETLRSKSKNTPFDGQRMQGRVLRTFVGGEEVYTRA; translated from the coding sequence ATGGCTGACTTGCTTCTTACCAACGCACGACTGATAGACCCTGAAGCCGGGACGGAGACGCTTGGCGCTTTGCTCATCAAGGACGGGCGGATTAACGAAATATTACCGCAAGATATTGATATAGATGACAAAAGGTTCCCCGCGGGGAACCGAATTGATTGTGGCGGAAAAGTCCTGGCCCCTGGCATCGTCGATATCGGCGTGAAGGTCTGCGAGCCGGGCGAGCGGCACAAGGAAAGCTTCCGCACCGCAGGTTTGGCAGCGGCGGCGGGCGGGGTCACGACCATGGTGACACGCCCTGACACCATTCCCACCGTGGACACACCCGAGACACTGGAATTCACCAAACGCCGTGGGGCGGAGATGGCACCCGTGCGCATTGCGCCGATGGCGTCGCTGACCAAAGAACGCGCGGGGCGCGAAATGGTCGAGATGGGGTTCTTGATGGATGCTGGCGCGTTGGCCTTTTCGGATGGCGACAACGTCGTGTCCGACAACAAGGTTCTGAGCCGCGCGATGACCTATGCCCGCTCACTTGGCGCGCTGGTAATGGGGCACCCGCAAGACCCCGGCTTGTCCAAAGGCAGCGCCGTGACCTCCGGCAAGTTCGCGTCGCTGCGCGGGCTTCCTTCGGTGTCACCGATGGCGGAGCGCATGGGGCTGGAGCGCGACCTGGCTTTGGTAGAAATGACTGGCGTTCGCTACCACGCGGACCAGATATCCACAGCGATTGCCTTGCCCGTTCTGGAGCGCGCGAAGGCCAAGGGTCTCGATGTCACCGCAGGCGTGTCGATCCACCACCTGACCCTGAACGAGTTAGATGTTGGCAACTACCGCACCTTCTTCAAGGTGAAGCCACCCTTGCGATCCGAGGATGACCGTCTTGCCATGGTCGAGGCCGTTGCTAGCGGGCTGATCGACATCATCTGCTCCATGCATACCCCGCAAGACGAGGAGAGCAAACGCCTCCCCTTTGAGGAGGCCGCGTCCGGCGCTGTTGCGCTGGAAACGCTGCTACCTGCCTCTATGCGCTTGCTCCATGCTGGTGCGGTGGATTTGCCGACCCTGTGGCGGGCGCTGTCGCTCAACCCTGCCAAGCGGCTTGGGTTGGAAGGCGGCAGGCTGTCGGTCGGCGCCCCTGCCGATCTTGTACTGTTTGATCCGAACGCGCCTTTTGTCATGGACCGTGAAACGCTGCGGTCCAAATCCAAGAACACACCCTTCGACGGGCAAAGGATGCAAGGCCGCGTGCTGCGCACATTCGTCGGCGGCGAGGAGGTCTATACCCGTGCCTGA
- a CDS encoding aspartate carbamoyltransferase catalytic subunit has protein sequence MTFRAKHLLGIEHLAPDEITTLLDLADQYVDLNRRDVKHSDTLAGLTQINMFFENSTRTQASFEIAGKRLGADVMNMAMQASSVKKGETLIDTALTLNAMHPDLLVVRHPHSGAVDLLAQKVNCAVLNAGDGRHEHPTQALLDALTIRRAKGRLHRLSIAICGDIAHSRVARSNILLLGKMENRVRLIGPPTLMPSGMEEFGVEVFEDMREGLKDVDVVMMLRLQKERMDGGFIPSEREYYHRYGLDPEKLSYAKSDAIIMHPGPMNRGVEIDGVLADDINRSVIQEQVEMGVAVRMAAMELLVRTRREAAQEQGVMV, from the coding sequence ATGACATTCCGCGCGAAGCATCTGCTAGGGATTGAACATCTTGCCCCCGATGAAATCACCACCCTGCTTGATCTGGCCGACCAATATGTCGACCTGAACCGCCGCGACGTGAAACATTCCGACACGCTGGCGGGACTGACCCAGATCAACATGTTCTTCGAGAACTCTACCCGCACGCAGGCCAGCTTCGAGATTGCGGGCAAGCGCCTTGGTGCGGACGTGATGAACATGGCGATGCAAGCCAGCTCCGTCAAAAAGGGCGAGACACTGATCGACACCGCGCTGACGTTGAACGCCATGCACCCAGACCTTCTGGTCGTGCGCCACCCGCATTCAGGTGCTGTGGATTTGCTGGCCCAAAAAGTGAACTGCGCCGTGCTGAACGCGGGCGACGGGCGGCACGAACATCCAACGCAAGCCCTACTCGACGCGCTGACCATTCGCCGCGCGAAGGGCCGACTGCATCGCCTGTCCATCGCCATTTGCGGAGACATTGCCCATAGCCGCGTCGCACGGTCTAACATTCTGCTTTTGGGCAAAATGGAAAATCGCGTCCGCCTGATCGGGCCACCGACCCTGATGCCGTCCGGCATGGAGGAATTTGGCGTCGAGGTGTTCGAGGACATGCGCGAAGGCCTCAAAGACGTGGACGTGGTGATGATGCTGCGCCTCCAGAAGGAACGCATGGACGGCGGCTTCATCCCCTCCGAGCGCGAGTATTACCACCGCTACGGGCTGGACCCTGAAAAGCTGTCCTACGCCAAGTCCGACGCCATTATCATGCACCCCGGCCCGATGAACCGCGGCGTAGAGATCGACGGCGTGCTGGCCGACGACATCAACCGCAGCGTGATCCAAGAGCAGGTCGAGATGGGCGTCGCCGTCCGCATGGCCGCGATGGAACTGCTCGTGCGAACGCGGCGCGAGGCCGCGCAAGAACAAGGGGTGATGGTTTGA